A single window of Nicotiana tomentosiformis chromosome 1, ASM39032v3, whole genome shotgun sequence DNA harbors:
- the LOC117273326 gene encoding uncharacterized protein — MDVLARHIQEKVPWYMLFADDIVLINVVRCRVNTWLEVWRQTLEYKGFNLSRTKTEYLACKFSVGMHEAEMDVKLDTQVIPKRDSFKYLGFVKQGNRDIDEDVTHRIGAGWMK; from the coding sequence ATGGATGTGCTGGCGCGACACATCCAAGAGAAGGTACCATGGTatatgttatttgcagatgacataGTGCTGATTAACGTAGTGCGATGCAGGGTTAACACTTGGTTGGAGGTGTGGAGACAGACTCTGGAGTATAAAGGTTTCAATTTGAGTAGGACTAAAACAGAATACTTAGCGTGCAAGTTCAGTGTTGGGATGCATGAAGCAGAAATGGATGTAAagcttgatacacaagtcatccccaagagagataGTTTTAAATACCTTGGGTTTGTAAAGCAAGGTAATAGGGATATTGACGAAGATGTTACTCATCGTATTGgagcggggtggatgaaatgA